From Carya illinoinensis cultivar Pawnee chromosome 5, C.illinoinensisPawnee_v1, whole genome shotgun sequence, one genomic window encodes:
- the LOC122308792 gene encoding large ribosomal RNA subunit accumulation protein YCED homolog 1, chloroplastic, with protein sequence MSLICSPSSIAPSSSSNKAKIYSLKSRGRPSIYPCFPLVHHKVLWGITEGKSAVFRSKPHGTSLSTARDCIKINNQSTERTNPSFDWRDQGQEEIEDTGSTWEGAVIYKRNPSVSHVEYCTTLERLGLGENSTEVSKSSASVMGLRVTRAVKDYPFGTPVQISIDVIRKKQKLRLDGIIRTVLTLGCNRCGEPAAQSVYSNFSLLLTEERIEEPEIISMGVLFGDEKVRTSGSSEEEEEDDEASIDLDDRLYFPPEEKEIDISKHIRDMVHVEITIDAVCDPRCKGLCLDCGTNLNTSSCKCKKQKVKEKFNGPLGNLRKQMQQK encoded by the exons ATGTCACTTATATGCTCCCCATCTTCCATAGCTCCCTCCTCCTCTTCTAACAAAGCAAAGATTTATTCTTTGAAATCCAGGGGAAGGCCTTCTATATATCCATGCTTTCCCCTTGTTCATCACAAAGTTCTTTGGGGCATCACTGAAGGTAAATCTGCAGTTTTCAGAAGCAAACCCCATGGTACTTCATTGTCCACTGCAAGAGAttgcataaaaattaataatcaatCCACTGAAAGAACCAATCCATCTTTTGATTGGAGAGATCAAGgacaagaagaaattgaagataCTGGGTCAACATGGGAAGGGGCAGTTATTTACAAGCGCAACCCTTCAGTTTCACATGTAGAGTACTGCACAACATTAGAGAGGCTTGGGCTAGGAGAGAACTCAACTGAGGTTTCCAAGTCTAGCGCTTCAGTGATGGGTTTACGGGTCACAAGAGCTGTTAAGGATTATCCGTTTGGAACACCTGTTCAGATTTCAATCGACGTAATAAGAAAGAAGCAAAAGTTGAGGCTTGATGGGATCATCAGAACAGTCCTCACTCTTGGTTGCAATAG GTGTGGTGAACCTGCTGCCCAGAGTGTATACTCCAACTTCTCACTTTTACTAACTGAAGAACGCATTGAAGAGCCTGAGATTATCAGCATGGGAGTGCTCTTTGGAGACGAGAAAGTCAGAACTTCTGGGAGTagtgaggaagaagaggaagatgatGAAGCATCAATTGATTTGGATGACCGGCTTTATTTTCCtcctgaagaaaaagaaattgacaTTTCAAAGCACATAAGAGACATGGTGCATGTGGAGATTACCATTGATGCAGTATGTGATCCAAGGTGCAAAGGTTTGTGTCTGGACTGTGGTACAAATTTAAACACCAGTAGTTGTAAATGTAAGAAAcagaaagtgaaggaaaagTTTAACGGCCCTCTTGGAAATTTAAGAAAGCAAATGCAGCAAAAATGA